The following coding sequences are from one uncultured Cohaesibacter sp. window:
- the cobM gene encoding precorrin-4 C(11)-methyltransferase, producing MTVYFIGAGPGAPDLITVRGLRLIQRCPVCLYAGSLVPEATVAEAPEGALVKDTAAMNLDEIIEDITLSHAEGKDVARVHSGDPSIYGAIAEQMRRLNALEIPYEVVPGVPAFAAAAAALGTELTIPGIAQSIILTRTAMKSSSMPERESLDILGQSGATMAIHLSVRNATHIERELTPHYGEDCPAIIAYRVGWPDQMFIRATLGTLKAKIRESKLTRTALILVGPALGAQDFEESKLYDAEFEHILRLPKKANKKD from the coding sequence ATGACTGTCTATTTTATTGGTGCAGGCCCCGGCGCCCCGGATCTGATAACAGTGCGTGGCCTAAGGCTGATCCAGCGGTGCCCTGTGTGCCTATATGCCGGTTCATTGGTGCCTGAAGCAACCGTAGCCGAAGCGCCGGAAGGGGCTCTCGTTAAAGACACGGCGGCTATGAACCTTGATGAAATCATTGAAGACATCACGCTTTCGCATGCAGAGGGCAAAGATGTTGCCCGTGTGCATTCGGGTGACCCTTCAATCTATGGTGCAATTGCCGAGCAGATGCGCAGATTGAACGCGCTTGAAATCCCTTATGAAGTGGTGCCCGGCGTGCCAGCCTTCGCTGCCGCTGCTGCAGCATTGGGAACAGAGCTGACCATCCCCGGTATCGCCCAGTCGATTATCTTGACGCGCACGGCAATGAAATCCTCTTCCATGCCGGAACGGGAGAGCCTTGATATTCTCGGTCAATCAGGTGCAACCATGGCAATCCATTTGTCCGTACGCAATGCAACTCACATTGAGCGGGAACTGACACCTCATTATGGCGAGGATTGTCCTGCGATCATCGCTTATAGAGTTGGCTGGCCAGACCAGATGTTCATTCGCGCCACATTGGGAACGCTCAAGGCAAAAATCCGCGAGTCCAAGCTGACCCGCACGGCGCTCATTCTTGTCGGCCCTGCCTTGGGAGCTCAGGATTTTGAAGAATCCAAACTCTATGACGCAGAGTTCGAACATATTCTGCGCTTGCCCAAGAAGGCAAACAAGAAAGACTGA
- the cobA gene encoding uroporphyrinogen-III C-methyltransferase, whose translation MLNSPAQDNYSQILFDGLPEFKPGWVWLVGGGPGDRGLLTLHAVNALRQADAIIYDALVDKALLSFARPDILVEFAGKRGGRPSSKQKDINLRLIELAQEGKRVLRFKGGDPFIFGRGGEEALQLVEAGVPFRVVPGITAGIGGLCYAGIPATHRDINQSVTFLTGHDHTGEMPTALNWDGIAKGSQVIVMYMAMKHLHGITQKLMDAGRDPEEGAAVICNASTPRQEVLTSTLAHIADDAHNSNMEPPAVVVIGNVVKLREGLDWLGFVKEGKSLIADPLGLKS comes from the coding sequence ATGTTGAATTCCCCTGCCCAAGATAACTATAGCCAAATACTGTTTGATGGTCTTCCGGAGTTTAAACCTGGATGGGTTTGGCTCGTTGGTGGCGGGCCAGGCGACCGGGGACTTTTGACACTTCACGCGGTCAATGCTTTGCGTCAAGCCGATGCGATTATCTATGACGCATTGGTCGACAAAGCCCTCCTCTCTTTCGCTCGTCCAGACATTCTCGTCGAGTTTGCTGGCAAGCGTGGTGGAAGGCCCTCTTCGAAGCAAAAAGATATCAATCTGCGCCTCATAGAGCTGGCGCAAGAAGGCAAGCGGGTGTTGCGCTTCAAGGGTGGTGACCCGTTCATATTCGGTCGTGGTGGCGAAGAAGCCTTGCAGCTTGTTGAAGCCGGTGTTCCCTTCAGGGTCGTTCCGGGCATTACGGCGGGCATCGGAGGCCTCTGCTATGCAGGTATTCCTGCCACCCACAGAGATATCAACCAGTCGGTTACGTTCCTCACCGGTCATGATCACACCGGAGAAATGCCAACCGCCCTTAACTGGGACGGGATCGCCAAGGGGTCTCAGGTGATTGTCATGTATATGGCGATGAAGCATCTTCACGGTATTACGCAAAAGCTTATGGATGCAGGCCGAGATCCCGAAGAAGGGGCAGCCGTCATATGCAATGCCTCCACCCCCAGACAGGAAGTCTTGACGTCGACCTTGGCCCATATCGCAGACGACGCACACAATTCCAATATGGAACCTCCGGCAGTTGTCGTCATTGGCAATGTGGTCAAGTTGCGCGAGGGGCTCGATTGGCTTGGCTTTGTCAAAGAAGGCAAATCTCTCATAGCAGATCCTCTTGGTCTCAAGTCCTGA
- a CDS encoding cobalt-precorrin-5B (C(1))-methyltransferase produces MTDYTEKAPEKANLRRGWTTGACATAATKAALGALVSSRFPDPVSITLPKGQTPAFALDCERLEEGFAEAGIIKDAGDDPDVTHGALILSKVRFGPVGSGVRFFAGSGVGTVTRPGLPIPVGEPAINPVPRQLMIGVVEDLAKEHGFAPDVDITISVRNGEKLAKHTWNPRLGIVGGISILGTTGIVVPFSCSAWIHSIQRGIDVARAEGQGHVAGCTGSTSEKTVRGLYNLPEYAMLDMGDFVGGMLKYLRRNPVARVTVGGGFAKLTKLAAGHMDLHSGRSQVDFDWMAEQVKILGGEAALIEEIRLANTALAVLQLCTEARIDIATYVANLAQRQALIILGKSEIALDIVLIARDGTLLAQSEILTYDQLEPAP; encoded by the coding sequence ATGACAGATTACACGGAAAAAGCACCGGAAAAGGCAAATTTACGGCGGGGTTGGACAACTGGCGCCTGCGCCACTGCGGCTACAAAAGCAGCACTTGGTGCGCTGGTTTCTTCGCGCTTTCCCGACCCTGTTTCCATCACGCTTCCAAAGGGTCAAACGCCCGCATTTGCACTCGATTGTGAGCGGCTTGAAGAGGGCTTTGCCGAAGCGGGAATCATCAAGGATGCCGGTGACGATCCCGATGTGACGCACGGTGCCCTCATTCTGTCGAAAGTGCGGTTCGGGCCAGTTGGCTCTGGCGTTCGTTTCTTTGCTGGTTCCGGAGTTGGAACCGTGACGCGTCCCGGTCTGCCAATTCCTGTCGGTGAGCCTGCAATCAATCCTGTGCCTCGCCAGCTAATGATTGGTGTCGTCGAAGACTTGGCCAAGGAACATGGTTTTGCTCCGGATGTCGATATCACCATCTCGGTGCGCAACGGGGAAAAACTGGCAAAGCATACATGGAACCCGCGCCTCGGTATCGTCGGTGGCATTTCGATTTTGGGGACGACCGGCATTGTGGTTCCTTTTTCCTGTTCTGCGTGGATTCATTCCATCCAGCGCGGCATCGATGTCGCGCGCGCCGAAGGGCAGGGACATGTTGCTGGCTGCACTGGTTCAACTTCTGAAAAGACCGTGCGCGGGCTCTATAATCTGCCCGAATATGCCATGTTGGACATGGGCGATTTCGTCGGTGGCATGCTCAAATATTTACGGCGCAATCCTGTGGCGCGGGTGACTGTTGGCGGCGGCTTTGCCAAGCTGACAAAATTGGCTGCCGGACATATGGATCTGCATTCGGGCAGGAGTCAGGTTGACTTTGACTGGATGGCCGAACAGGTGAAAATCCTCGGAGGTGAGGCAGCCCTTATTGAAGAAATACGGCTGGCCAACACTGCCCTTGCTGTTTTGCAGCTTTGCACCGAAGCCCGAATTGATATCGCAACATACGTGGCAAATTTGGCGCAACGGCAAGCGTTGATTATTTTAGGGAAAAGCGAAATTGCTCTCGATATTGTCCTAATCGCGAGGGATGGTACACTCCTTGCGCAGTCCGAGATTCTTACCTATGACCAACTGGAGCCCGCTCCATGA
- the cobS gene encoding adenosylcobinamide-GDP ribazoletransferase, giving the protein MSEMSTPNGNGSPIKSAIQYVATWWQDILDCFAFFTRLPVPSFFGEANQNLPKMRRTSRAMPIIGLILAFLALIPATVFDVLAMTSPLPSFLLACMTIAAMSIVTGGLHEDGLADVADGFWGGHTIARKLEIMKDSRLGSYGATALCMSLLMRISIVSYLFENYGVTRGGLAYLAAGVVSRVPLMHVWHTLPAARMNGLSASLGRPSTTSYGIAIGMGAIATALLVVPVFGLASGLSAFVMIVIASLVMAHLAKSHIKGQTGDVLGASQQVGEILFGIGLLLFASIG; this is encoded by the coding sequence ATGTCCGAAATGTCCACGCCAAATGGAAATGGCTCTCCAATTAAGAGTGCTATCCAATATGTTGCCACTTGGTGGCAAGACATTCTGGATTGTTTTGCCTTCTTTACTCGCCTTCCGGTTCCGTCATTTTTCGGGGAAGCCAACCAGAATTTGCCCAAGATGCGCAGAACATCAAGAGCTATGCCGATCATCGGTTTGATTCTCGCTTTTCTGGCATTGATCCCTGCGACAGTCTTCGACGTCCTTGCGATGACATCCCCTCTGCCATCATTTCTGCTCGCCTGCATGACCATTGCTGCCATGTCCATTGTCACCGGCGGATTGCACGAAGATGGCTTGGCCGATGTTGCCGATGGATTTTGGGGTGGTCATACAATTGCGCGCAAACTCGAAATCATGAAAGATAGCCGTTTGGGAAGCTATGGTGCGACTGCACTTTGCATGTCACTGTTGATGCGTATCAGCATAGTTTCGTATCTCTTTGAAAATTATGGTGTAACGCGCGGAGGACTGGCCTATCTGGCTGCGGGCGTCGTTTCGCGTGTTCCCCTCATGCATGTGTGGCATACGCTCCCTGCGGCACGCATGAACGGGCTCTCAGCAAGTCTGGGGCGTCCTTCCACGACTTCTTATGGCATAGCAATCGGCATGGGCGCCATAGCAACAGCCTTGCTTGTTGTGCCCGTGTTCGGTCTGGCCTCTGGTTTGTCGGCATTTGTTATGATTGTCATTGCCAGCCTTGTCATGGCGCATTTGGCAAAAAGCCATATCAAGGGACAAACTGGTGATGTTTTGGGGGCATCCCAGCAAGTGGGAGAAATCCTCTTTGGCATCGGCTTGCTGCTTTTTGCTTCAATCGGATAG
- the cobT gene encoding nicotinate-nucleotide--dimethylbenzimidazole phosphoribosyltransferase translates to MIPSSSALPFDDILALLDKMPSPDEELRAKVREREAVLTKPAGSLGKLEELAEWVAIWQNREKPQILRPLVGVFAAQHGIAKHSVSAFPNELNQIMVENFAKGGAAINQLCTAFDLGLKVFELAIDHPTGDITVEPAMSEKDCVATMAYGMEAIAGGTDLLCLGEMGIGNTTISAAIFAALFGGSAEDWCGRGSGVDDEGVKRKVDVVKKALETHKDHLDNPLEVLARLGGREFAAMAGAVLAARINNVPVIVDGFNTTAAVAVLHKLDPRTLDHCIFSHCSAEGAHRNALNAMGKTALLDLGMRLGEGTGAAIAAGIAKAACQAHNGMATFADIGL, encoded by the coding sequence ATGATTCCTTCTTCTTCCGCTCTTCCGTTTGACGATATTCTGGCATTGTTGGATAAGATGCCATCTCCGGATGAAGAGCTTCGTGCAAAGGTCCGTGAGCGGGAAGCAGTCTTGACAAAGCCAGCAGGTTCTCTGGGCAAACTGGAAGAACTGGCTGAGTGGGTCGCCATCTGGCAGAACCGGGAAAAACCTCAGATTTTGCGGCCTCTGGTCGGTGTTTTTGCTGCTCAGCATGGTATTGCAAAGCACAGTGTTTCTGCTTTTCCAAATGAGCTGAACCAGATCATGGTTGAAAATTTCGCCAAGGGTGGCGCTGCGATCAACCAGCTTTGCACGGCTTTCGATCTTGGCTTGAAAGTCTTTGAACTCGCTATCGACCATCCTACCGGAGACATCACGGTAGAGCCTGCCATGTCTGAAAAAGACTGCGTCGCCACAATGGCTTATGGCATGGAAGCAATCGCAGGTGGAACGGATCTGTTGTGCCTTGGCGAAATGGGCATTGGCAACACCACCATTTCCGCAGCGATCTTTGCAGCCCTGTTTGGTGGTTCTGCCGAAGACTGGTGTGGACGCGGTTCTGGCGTTGACGATGAAGGCGTGAAGCGCAAAGTCGACGTTGTCAAAAAGGCTCTGGAAACCCACAAGGATCATCTGGACAATCCGCTCGAAGTTCTCGCTCGTCTTGGTGGCCGTGAGTTTGCCGCCATGGCTGGCGCTGTTTTGGCAGCTCGCATCAACAACGTGCCGGTTATCGTTGATGGCTTCAACACGACGGCTGCGGTCGCTGTGCTGCACAAGCTTGACCCACGTACGCTTGATCATTGCATCTTCTCCCATTGTTCGGCAGAAGGCGCACATCGCAACGCACTTAATGCTATGGGCAAAACCGCATTGCTCGATCTTGGTATGCGTCTTGGCGAGGGCACCGGCGCCGCTATCGCCGCAGGTATTGCCAAGGCTGCCTGCCAGGCACATAACGGTATGGCAACATTCGCCGACATCGGCCTCTAG
- the dusA gene encoding tRNA dihydrouridine(20/20a) synthase DusA has protein sequence MENIKEQYKSMAKVFSVAPMMEWTDRHCRFFHRQLSKTALLYTEMVTAPAVIHGDRDHLLGFNDSEHPVALQLGGSDPNQLAEATRICADYGYDEINLNVGCPSDRVQSGMFGACLMAEPDLVARCVDAMKKATDLPVTVKCRIGIDEQNEEEALDTLVDKVLAAGCDGLTVHARKAWLQGLSPKENRDIPPLNYDRVYRLKQRLPDVHIAINGGIKTLDECADHLDHVDGVMLGRAAYQNPALLARVDSDLFGVGEAIDPFAAAEGMMPYIDEHVARGGRVSQVTRHMIGLFQSRPGAKRWRQILTVESVKPEATSALVLEALDALR, from the coding sequence TTGGAAAATATAAAAGAACAATATAAATCAATGGCTAAGGTGTTTTCTGTTGCACCCATGATGGAATGGACTGACCGACACTGTCGTTTCTTTCATAGGCAGCTTTCAAAGACGGCGTTGTTATATACGGAAATGGTAACGGCACCCGCTGTTATTCATGGAGACAGGGATCATTTGCTTGGCTTCAACGACAGCGAACATCCGGTTGCACTCCAGCTCGGAGGATCTGATCCAAACCAACTGGCCGAAGCAACGCGCATATGTGCCGATTATGGCTATGACGAGATTAATCTCAATGTTGGCTGTCCTTCAGATCGGGTGCAGTCTGGTATGTTCGGTGCCTGTTTGATGGCGGAACCGGATCTCGTTGCGCGCTGTGTTGACGCAATGAAGAAAGCAACGGACCTTCCGGTTACCGTGAAATGTCGCATTGGCATTGACGAGCAGAATGAAGAAGAGGCGCTGGACACGCTGGTCGACAAGGTGCTGGCCGCAGGCTGTGACGGGCTGACCGTTCATGCGAGAAAGGCTTGGCTGCAGGGATTGAGCCCAAAGGAAAACAGAGATATTCCGCCGCTCAACTATGATCGGGTCTATCGATTGAAACAGCGATTGCCAGATGTTCACATTGCGATTAATGGCGGCATCAAAACGCTTGATGAATGCGCTGATCATTTGGACCATGTGGACGGTGTCATGCTTGGCAGGGCAGCTTATCAGAATCCGGCTTTATTGGCCCGTGTTGATAGTGACCTGTTCGGGGTTGGTGAGGCTATCGACCCGTTTGCGGCAGCAGAAGGAATGATGCCCTATATTGATGAGCATGTTGCCAGAGGTGGGCGGGTCAGTCAGGTAACACGCCACATGATTGGCCTGTTTCAAAGCCGCCCGGGCGCAAAACGCTGGCGTCAGATTCTGACCGTGGAATCAGTAAAGCCTGAGGCAACGTCCGCATTGGTTTTAGAAGCACTTGATGCATTAAGGTGA
- a CDS encoding cobyrinate a,c-diamide synthase yields the protein MNEPLQNSLGLILAASSSNAGKTTLSLGLQRLFLRKGITVAPAKCGPDYIDPAFHAVASGHASINLDPWAMSAPDLRARARQQSALGNLLFVEGVMGLFDGAANGQGSTATLAHALGLPVILVLDVKGQAQTAAAIAKGICDFDPNVTIGGILLNRVGSFAHEHLLREAFAPLDLPIVGAVRGSDSLRLPSRHLGLVQAGEHNALDGMINTIADHMADNVDLDLILKIAKKTECQPDVSSPASCSQNKLPPLGQRIAIARDEAFSFIYPHLLNDWKEQGAELSFFSPLANEAPSSDADAIYLPGGYPELHLEKLSSALTFKQAMHDASKRGILIFGECGGYMTLGRSIISAGGIEAPMLGLLPITTSFAETKLSLGYRKLSHSSALPWPETLAAHEFHYATIKEMGETELLFSAKTAADRDLPSMGQRVGSVHGSFAHIIAPLNNKQ from the coding sequence ATGAATGAGCCCTTGCAAAATTCCCTTGGCTTGATCTTGGCAGCAAGCAGTTCCAATGCGGGCAAGACAACGCTCTCCCTTGGCTTGCAACGACTTTTCCTTCGCAAAGGGATAACGGTTGCTCCGGCCAAATGCGGCCCGGACTATATTGACCCGGCTTTTCACGCCGTCGCCTCAGGCCATGCTTCCATCAATCTTGACCCTTGGGCAATGTCTGCGCCAGATCTCAGGGCAAGAGCCAGACAGCAAAGTGCGCTTGGCAATCTCTTGTTTGTTGAAGGAGTCATGGGACTGTTTGATGGCGCGGCCAATGGGCAGGGATCAACGGCGACGCTCGCGCACGCATTGGGACTTCCTGTCATCCTTGTGCTCGATGTCAAAGGGCAGGCGCAAACCGCGGCAGCGATCGCCAAAGGCATTTGCGATTTCGACCCGAACGTTACAATTGGCGGAATCCTGCTTAATCGTGTCGGTTCATTTGCGCATGAGCATCTGTTACGCGAAGCCTTTGCTCCCCTTGATCTTCCCATCGTTGGAGCGGTTCGAGGATCAGACAGCCTGCGTCTTCCATCCCGCCATCTGGGGCTTGTGCAAGCGGGAGAACACAATGCACTTGATGGCATGATCAACACAATTGCCGACCATATGGCAGACAATGTTGATCTTGACCTTATCCTGAAGATCGCGAAGAAGACTGAATGTCAACCTGATGTTTCATCTCCGGCCTCATGTTCTCAGAACAAGTTGCCACCGCTTGGACAACGCATCGCCATTGCGCGAGATGAAGCTTTCAGCTTTATCTACCCTCATCTCCTTAATGATTGGAAAGAACAAGGGGCTGAGCTTTCCTTCTTCTCCCCACTTGCAAATGAAGCGCCCTCTTCTGATGCCGATGCAATCTATCTCCCGGGTGGCTATCCGGAGCTGCATCTTGAAAAGCTTTCTTCAGCGCTCACTTTCAAACAAGCAATGCATGATGCGTCCAAGCGCGGTATCCTGATTTTCGGTGAGTGCGGCGGCTATATGACCCTTGGCCGGTCCATTATCTCGGCGGGTGGCATTGAGGCGCCTATGCTGGGCCTCTTGCCGATCACCACCAGTTTTGCCGAAACCAAGCTTTCTCTTGGCTATCGCAAATTGTCTCACAGCTCTGCGCTGCCTTGGCCGGAAACCTTGGCCGCACATGAATTCCACTACGCGACGATAAAAGAGATGGGAGAGACCGAACTACTCTTTTCAGCAAAAACGGCGGCAGATCGAGACTTGCCATCAATGGGACAACGGGTCGGTTCCGTTCACGGCTCCTTTGCCCATATCATCGCCCCATTGAACAATAAGCAGTGA
- a CDS encoding cobalt-precorrin-6A reductase, which translates to MTKQRHILLLGGTAEARELLEALITKTNHDVTYSLAGVLGSKAEEVLRSRMGIDSDNFHFRMGGFGGVEGLQAYLKDHGVDLLIDATHPYATVISSNAVKASKEGKVPLARFVRHEWTETGDDDWTVVDTLRDAAAALPTGVTVFLSVGRQSIAPFAGRKDCKFVIRSIAEAEEHLFHSATFIKGMPGRSVEEETALFREYEVDYLVTKNSGAEKASHKMLAARELHIPVIMVKRPHLPESPEFSELGPILEWIDTAPAAS; encoded by the coding sequence ATGACCAAGCAACGCCATATTCTCCTTCTGGGCGGCACAGCAGAAGCCCGCGAGCTGTTGGAAGCCCTGATAACGAAAACAAATCATGACGTTACCTATTCACTTGCTGGTGTGCTGGGGAGCAAGGCCGAAGAGGTGCTTCGCAGCCGAATGGGGATTGATAGTGATAATTTCCATTTCCGCATGGGCGGCTTCGGTGGGGTGGAAGGCTTGCAGGCCTATCTCAAAGACCATGGTGTCGATTTGCTGATTGATGCGACACACCCCTATGCAACAGTTATTTCCAGCAATGCCGTCAAGGCCTCCAAGGAGGGCAAGGTTCCTCTGGCTCGATTTGTGCGGCACGAATGGACCGAAACCGGCGATGATGACTGGACCGTGGTTGATACGCTCCGTGATGCAGCCGCCGCGCTGCCGACGGGTGTGACCGTGTTCCTTTCGGTTGGGCGTCAGTCCATCGCGCCTTTTGCCGGGCGCAAGGATTGCAAATTCGTCATCCGAAGCATCGCTGAAGCCGAAGAACATCTCTTTCACTCCGCCACTTTCATCAAGGGCATGCCGGGGCGGTCCGTTGAAGAGGAAACGGCTCTTTTCCGCGAATATGAGGTTGACTATCTGGTGACCAAAAATTCCGGAGCCGAAAAAGCATCGCACAAAATGCTTGCTGCCAGAGAATTGCATATTCCCGTGATCATGGTCAAACGGCCGCACTTGCCTGAAAGCCCGGAATTCAGCGAATTGGGGCCAATCCTTGAATGGATTGATACAGCCCCCGCCGCAAGTTGA
- a CDS encoding TIGR02281 family clan AA aspartic protease, whose product MFYVLMAIVITAVAVLMYNHQAGELFGYPIESIGSVALLSTLLLFLTSRGSSKWKNTPVRYAKHFLVWLALGVVLILAYSFKDDARSLVDRFASELIPGTAIVAEDGSVTFKRASDGHFQVKASVNGATISMLVDSGASAVVLTAKDAKAIGLDTSALSYTTPVTTANGRAFTAPIILDRISVGGIEARTVRAMVAQEGSLRGSLLGMSYLDRLGSWSVSGDRITLTR is encoded by the coding sequence TTGTTCTATGTCTTGATGGCAATAGTGATAACGGCGGTTGCTGTGTTGATGTACAATCATCAGGCAGGCGAGCTTTTCGGTTATCCAATCGAATCTATCGGCAGTGTTGCTCTGCTTTCCACTTTGCTTCTCTTTTTGACATCACGAGGATCTTCAAAATGGAAAAACACGCCTGTCAGATATGCAAAGCATTTCCTTGTCTGGTTGGCATTGGGCGTGGTCTTGATCCTTGCCTATAGCTTCAAGGACGATGCCCGCTCGCTGGTTGATCGTTTTGCAAGCGAACTGATCCCCGGCACAGCGATTGTTGCAGAAGATGGATCGGTTACATTCAAGCGCGCATCAGACGGACATTTTCAAGTGAAGGCTTCAGTCAATGGAGCAACGATTTCGATGCTTGTTGATAGCGGCGCCAGCGCCGTGGTGCTGACTGCAAAAGATGCCAAAGCCATTGGGCTTGATACTTCGGCTCTTTCCTACACAACGCCTGTGACCACAGCCAATGGTCGGGCGTTTACAGCGCCAATCATTCTGGACCGGATCTCGGTCGGCGGCATCGAGGCACGAACTGTGCGTGCCATGGTAGCGCAAGAAGGATCCTTGCGGGGAAGTCTTCTGGGAATGAGCTATCTGGATAGGCTGGGCAGCTGGAGCGTGAGCGGCGATCGCATTACATTGACGCGCTAA
- a CDS encoding cobyric acid synthase, producing the protein MPAIMFQGTGSNVGKSMLVAGFCRYLKRQGYKVAPFKPQNMSNNAAVTPEGGEIGRAQALQALACGLEPSVHMNPVLLKPQTNVGSQVVVQGKVVGQMQARNYSQSKHSLLTSVMESYNILCEQADFVVVEGAGSASEVNLRNGDIANMGFAEAAKLPVILIGDIDRGGVIASLVGTHHLLSPSDKALVKGYVINKFRGDSSLFTSGLEIITKHTGWPDFGVLPWFNDAVRLPAEDSEDLGRDVPQIHKGKALKIAVPILPRIANFDDLDALKSESCVALTMVKRGETIPLDTDLVILPGSKSTIGDLEAMKSEGWNIDIKAIVRRGGFVLGLCGGYQMLGKRIMDPEGVETQKGAVCEGLGLLDIDTVMAGEKRTVQVSGFHVQSGTAMNGYEIHVGRSDGPDRTRPIFKIDGIHEGAISSDGHIMGSYIHGLFNDDQFRAAFLASLGQTASGQGYQSGVDRTLDALADHFAQHMDVDGLIEVANSNV; encoded by the coding sequence ATGCCAGCCATCATGTTTCAGGGAACAGGTTCCAACGTCGGAAAGTCCATGTTGGTCGCTGGCTTTTGTCGTTATCTCAAGCGGCAGGGATATAAAGTGGCTCCCTTCAAGCCGCAAAATATGTCGAACAATGCCGCAGTAACCCCGGAAGGGGGAGAGATCGGACGCGCTCAGGCACTGCAGGCATTGGCTTGCGGGCTGGAGCCAAGTGTTCACATGAACCCGGTGCTGCTCAAGCCGCAAACCAATGTTGGCAGTCAGGTAGTGGTGCAAGGCAAAGTGGTCGGCCAGATGCAGGCTCGCAACTACAGCCAGAGTAAACACTCGCTTCTGACGTCGGTAATGGAGTCCTATAACATTCTTTGCGAACAGGCTGATTTTGTTGTTGTTGAAGGGGCGGGCAGTGCATCGGAAGTGAACTTGCGCAATGGGGACATCGCCAACATGGGCTTTGCCGAAGCGGCAAAACTGCCCGTCATCCTGATTGGCGATATCGATCGCGGCGGTGTAATCGCCTCTCTAGTCGGCACGCATCATCTGTTGAGCCCATCGGACAAGGCGTTGGTAAAGGGGTATGTTATCAATAAGTTCCGCGGCGATTCATCCCTCTTCACATCCGGTCTGGAGATCATAACCAAACATACCGGCTGGCCTGATTTTGGTGTTCTTCCATGGTTCAATGACGCAGTGCGCTTGCCCGCCGAAGACAGCGAAGATCTGGGGCGCGATGTCCCTCAAATCCATAAAGGCAAGGCCCTCAAAATCGCCGTTCCTATTTTGCCACGCATAGCCAACTTTGACGATCTGGATGCGCTCAAATCCGAAAGCTGCGTTGCACTGACCATGGTAAAGCGCGGCGAGACAATTCCACTTGATACTGATCTTGTGATTTTGCCGGGTTCGAAATCGACGATTGGTGATCTGGAAGCCATGAAGAGCGAAGGCTGGAACATCGACATCAAGGCCATCGTACGCCGTGGCGGTTTCGTGCTTGGTCTTTGCGGTGGTTATCAGATGTTGGGCAAGCGCATTATGGATCCCGAAGGCGTTGAAACACAAAAGGGCGCGGTCTGCGAAGGCTTGGGACTGCTTGACATCGATACCGTTATGGCGGGCGAGAAGAGAACCGTTCAGGTTTCTGGCTTCCATGTTCAAAGCGGGACTGCAATGAACGGCTATGAAATCCATGTTGGACGTAGCGATGGGCCAGATCGCACCCGACCGATTTTTAAAATCGATGGTATTCACGAGGGCGCCATTTCCTCAGATGGTCATATCATGGGGAGCTATATTCATGGGCTGTTCAACGATGATCAGTTCCGTGCCGCCTTTCTGGCGTCACTTGGTCAAACAGCTTCCGGTCAAGGCTATCAAAGCGGTGTTGATCGGACACTCGATGCTCTGGCCGATCATTTTGCTCAACATATGGATGTCGACGGGCTGATTGAAGTGGCCAACAGTAATGTTTAA